A portion of the Burkholderia pseudomultivorans genome contains these proteins:
- a CDS encoding D-amino acid dehydrogenase yields the protein MHVIVLGAGVIGVATAWHLREAGCDVTIVEREADVAQATSLGNAGVIAPGYVTPWAAPGMPGKILKYLFKSASPLIFRPTLDRAQWRWIARWLRECEFERFRVNKQRMQRIAYYSRACLHAFRERHPFDYGASRGYLQLLRGAFDVEMAQPALKVLRDAGIAFRELDAAGCTAIEPGLRWARQAPVGGIYLPDDEAGDCARFTRELRALCEANGVTFRLRTELRALDVAGGRVRGVRIAARDLRDDGHRTRDDAPLAADAVVVALGVDSARLLRPYGIDVPLYPVKGYSATLAVVDDEKAPRAALMDESLKTAITRFGPTLRVAGTAELGSRHAALRQQALDTLMKVLDDWFPQAADRGSARFWVGRRPMTPDGPPLLGASGIDGLWLNVGHGSTGWAMSMGSGKVLADLVTGRTPEIDLSGLTLARYGR from the coding sequence ATGCACGTGATCGTACTCGGCGCCGGCGTGATCGGCGTCGCCACCGCCTGGCACCTGCGCGAAGCGGGCTGCGACGTGACCATCGTCGAACGCGAAGCCGACGTCGCGCAGGCGACGAGCCTCGGCAACGCGGGCGTGATCGCGCCCGGCTACGTGACGCCGTGGGCCGCGCCCGGGATGCCCGGCAAGATCCTCAAGTACCTGTTCAAGTCGGCGTCGCCGCTGATCTTCCGGCCGACGCTCGATCGCGCGCAGTGGCGCTGGATTGCGCGCTGGCTGCGCGAATGCGAGTTCGAGCGGTTTCGCGTCAACAAGCAGCGGATGCAGCGCATCGCGTATTACAGCCGCGCGTGCCTGCACGCGTTTCGCGAGCGGCATCCGTTCGACTACGGCGCGAGCCGCGGCTATCTGCAGCTGCTGCGCGGCGCCTTCGACGTCGAGATGGCGCAGCCCGCGCTGAAGGTGCTGCGCGATGCCGGAATCGCGTTTCGCGAGCTCGACGCGGCCGGCTGCACGGCGATCGAGCCGGGGCTGCGCTGGGCACGGCAGGCGCCCGTCGGCGGCATCTACCTGCCCGACGACGAGGCCGGCGACTGCGCACGCTTCACGCGCGAACTGCGCGCGCTGTGCGAGGCGAACGGCGTGACGTTCCGCCTGCGTACGGAACTCCGCGCGCTCGACGTCGCGGGCGGCAGGGTGCGCGGCGTGCGGATCGCGGCGCGCGACCTGCGCGACGACGGCCATCGCACGCGCGACGACGCGCCGCTCGCCGCCGATGCGGTCGTGGTCGCGCTCGGCGTCGACAGCGCGCGGCTGCTGCGGCCGTACGGCATCGACGTGCCGCTGTATCCGGTGAAGGGCTACTCGGCGACGCTCGCGGTCGTCGACGACGAAAAGGCGCCGCGCGCCGCGCTGATGGACGAATCGCTGAAGACGGCGATCACGCGCTTCGGCCCGACGCTGCGCGTGGCCGGCACGGCGGAACTGGGCAGCCGGCACGCGGCGCTGCGGCAACAGGCGCTCGACACGCTGATGAAGGTGCTCGACGACTGGTTCCCGCAGGCGGCCGATCGTGGCTCGGCGCGCTTCTGGGTCGGCCGCCGGCCGATGACGCCGGACGGGCCGCCGCTGCTCGGCGCGAGCGGGATCGACGGACTCTGGCTCAACGTCGGCCACGGCTCGACCGGCTGGGCGATGTCGATGGGATCGGGGAAGGTGCTGGCGGATCTCGTCACGGGACGCACGCCGGAAATCGACCTGTCGGGACTGACGCTCGCGCGCTACGGCCGCTAG
- a CDS encoding transposase — translation MARLARLYVPDQPQHVILRGLDQQPAFVDDQDYELFIDCLKAAARDHHLSVHAYVLLPRQVQLLVTPSDEASLPKAMQAVGRRYVAHFNRRYSRRGTLWEGRYRATVIEGERYFLLASRVVELSPVRAQLVATPDAYRWSSYRHHIGLTVDSLITDHPLYWALGNTPFERQRAYKELCEQPLDERQADQLQQATLKGWVLGGENYREWAARTANRRVSPLPRGRPRKVRENTPPVQQ, via the coding sequence ATGGCACGGTTAGCACGACTCTACGTTCCCGACCAGCCGCAGCACGTGATACTGCGCGGCCTGGATCAGCAACCCGCGTTCGTTGACGACCAGGACTACGAACTCTTCATCGACTGCCTGAAGGCCGCCGCGCGCGATCACCATCTTTCGGTGCACGCTTACGTGCTGCTGCCGCGTCAGGTGCAGCTGCTCGTGACGCCGAGCGACGAGGCGAGCCTGCCGAAGGCGATGCAGGCGGTCGGTCGCCGTTACGTCGCGCATTTCAACCGCCGCTATTCGCGGCGCGGCACCCTGTGGGAAGGCCGTTATCGCGCGACGGTGATCGAGGGCGAGCGCTATTTCCTGCTCGCGAGCCGCGTGGTCGAGCTGAGCCCGGTGCGCGCGCAACTCGTCGCGACGCCCGACGCGTATCGCTGGTCGAGCTATCGGCACCACATCGGTCTCACCGTCGACAGCCTGATCACCGACCATCCGCTCTACTGGGCGCTCGGCAATACGCCGTTCGAACGCCAGCGCGCGTACAAGGAGCTGTGCGAGCAGCCGCTGGACGAGCGGCAGGCCGACCAGCTGCAGCAGGCGACGCTGAAGGGCTGGGTGCTCGGCGGCGAAAACTATCGCGAGTGGGCGGCGCGCACCGCGAACCGGCGCGTATCGCCGCTGCCGCGCGGACGCCCCAGAAAGGTGCGGGAGAACACGCCGCCGGTCCAGCAGTAA
- a CDS encoding alanine/glycine:cation symporter family protein, which yields MEALVHGLIDAVNGVLWNYVLIALLLGVGAWFTLRFRMIQLKALLLSMKLVGSKGEPGSISSFQAFATGLASRVGTGNIAGVAVALTVGGPGAIFWMWMTALVGMSSAFVEATLAQIFKVSHRDGSYRGGPAYYIQTGLRSRGFGVLFSLSLILAFGFVFNAVQANAIADAFNTSFGWRRETVGVGLVLLTAPIIFGGIRRIASVAQVIVPVMAIGYLALAVYAVATHIALVPDVIALIVKSAFGVGQAAGGVTGYAVSQAIAIGVKRGLFSNEAGMGSAPNAAATASTRHPVTQGLIQMLGVFVDTIVICSATAFVILLSGQYELGTGMEGAALTQRAISSHVGDWGGIYMAVAIFFLAFSSVIGNYAYAEGNVDFITKRRGVLPLFRVAVLGMVMFGSVGQLPLVWAMADTSMGLMAIINLIAIVALGKYAHAAWRDYRRQRADGVADPVFTRNTIPELARVLPADVWGEHGPLPQRPAADAVSAPRVAVRES from the coding sequence ATGGAAGCACTCGTGCATGGGCTGATCGACGCCGTCAACGGCGTGTTGTGGAACTACGTGCTGATCGCGCTGCTGCTCGGCGTGGGCGCGTGGTTCACGCTGCGGTTCCGGATGATCCAGCTGAAGGCGCTGCTGCTCAGCATGAAGCTGGTCGGCAGCAAGGGCGAGCCGGGCAGCATCTCGTCGTTCCAGGCGTTCGCGACGGGGCTGGCGAGCCGCGTCGGCACCGGCAATATCGCGGGCGTCGCGGTCGCGCTGACGGTCGGCGGGCCGGGCGCAATCTTCTGGATGTGGATGACGGCGCTGGTCGGGATGTCGTCCGCGTTCGTCGAGGCGACGCTCGCGCAGATCTTCAAGGTGTCGCACCGGGACGGCAGCTATCGCGGCGGCCCCGCGTACTACATCCAGACCGGCCTGCGCTCGCGCGGCTTCGGCGTGCTGTTCTCGCTGTCGCTGATCCTCGCGTTCGGCTTCGTGTTCAACGCGGTGCAGGCCAACGCGATCGCCGACGCGTTCAACACGTCGTTCGGCTGGCGCCGCGAGACGGTCGGCGTCGGCCTCGTGCTGCTGACCGCGCCGATCATCTTCGGCGGGATTCGCCGCATCGCGTCGGTCGCGCAGGTGATCGTGCCGGTGATGGCGATCGGCTATCTCGCGCTCGCCGTCTACGCGGTCGCGACGCATATCGCGCTGGTGCCGGACGTGATCGCGCTGATCGTGAAGAGCGCGTTCGGCGTCGGCCAGGCGGCGGGCGGCGTGACCGGCTATGCGGTCAGCCAGGCGATCGCGATCGGCGTGAAGCGCGGGCTGTTCTCGAACGAGGCCGGCATGGGCAGCGCGCCGAACGCGGCCGCGACCGCGAGCACGCGGCATCCGGTCACGCAGGGGCTGATCCAGATGCTCGGCGTGTTCGTCGACACGATCGTGATCTGCAGCGCGACCGCGTTCGTGATCCTGCTGTCGGGCCAGTACGAACTCGGCACCGGCATGGAAGGCGCGGCGCTCACGCAGCGCGCGATCTCGAGCCACGTCGGCGACTGGGGCGGCATCTACATGGCCGTCGCGATCTTCTTCCTCGCGTTCTCGTCGGTGATCGGCAACTACGCGTATGCGGAAGGCAACGTCGACTTCATCACGAAGCGGCGCGGCGTGCTGCCGCTGTTCCGCGTCGCGGTGCTCGGCATGGTGATGTTCGGCAGCGTCGGGCAGCTGCCGCTCGTCTGGGCGATGGCCGATACGAGCATGGGGCTGATGGCGATCATCAACCTGATCGCGATCGTCGCGCTCGGCAAGTACGCGCATGCCGCGTGGCGCGACTATCGTCGCCAGCGTGCGGACGGCGTCGCCGATCCGGTGTTTACGCGCAACACGATTCCCGAACTCGCGCGCGTGCTGCCGGCCGACGTATGGGGCGAGCACGGCCCGCTGCCGCAGCGTCCGGCGGCCGATGCGGTGAGCGCGCCGCGCGTGGCGGTGCGCGAATCGTGA
- a CDS encoding glutamate synthase-related protein: MNDHQQPLAAVPAAQGLYDPQNEHDACGVGFVAHIKGKKSHEIIQQGLKILENLDHRGAVGADPLMGDGAGILIQIPDAFYREEMSKQGVTLPPAGEYGVGMIFLPKENASRLACEQELERTVRAEGQVVLGWRDVPVDHAMPISPTVKASEPLIRQIFIGRGKDIMVTDALERKLYVIRKTASHRIQALKLKHGKEYFVPSMSARTVVYKGLLLAGQVGVYYRDLQDARVVSALALVHQRFSTNTFPAWELAHPYRMIAHNGEINTVKGNVNWLNARTGAIASHVLGDDLPKLWPLIYPGQSDTASFDNCLELLVMAGYPLVHAVMMMIPEAWEQHTLMDENRRAFYEYHAAMMEPWDGPAAIAFTDGRQIGATLDRNGLRPARYIVTDDDLVIMASEAGTLPIPESKIVKKWRLQPGKMFLIDMEHGRIIDDKELKDNLANAKPYKSWIDAVRIKLDEIEPKAEEVAAGRAQGASLLDRQQAFGYTQEDLKFLMAPMAQQGEEAVGSMGNDSPLAVMSNKNKTLYHYFKQLFAQVTNPPIDPIRENMVMSLVSFIGPKPNLLDTNNINPPMRLEVSQPVLDFKDIAKIRAIDQYTGGKFSAYELNICYPVAWGKEGIEARLASLCAEAVDAVKSGYNILIVSDRKTDAEHVAIPALLATSAIHTHLVQQGLRTSTGLVVETGSARETHHFALLAGYGAEAVHPYLAMETLAKMAEGLSGDLSPEKAIYNFTKAVGKGLQKVMSKMGISTYMSYTGAQIFEALGLSTDLVEKYFKGTASKVGGIGLFEVAEEAIRLHRDAFGDNPVLRDMLDAGGEYAYRVRGEDHMWTPDSIAKLQHATRSNSYQTYKEYAHLINDQTRRHMTFRGLFEFKVEPTKAIPIENVEPAKEIVKRFATGAMSLGSISTEAHATLAIAMNRIGGKSNTGEGGEDENRYRNELRGIPIKAGETLKSVIGDEVVSDIPLKEGDSLRSKIKQVASGRFGVTAEYLASADQIQIKMAQGAKPGEGGQLPGHKVSEYIGKLRYSVPGVGLISPPPHHDIYSIEDLAQLIHDLKNVNPAASISVKLVSEVGVGTVAAGVAKAKADHVVIAGHDGGTGASPLSSVKHAGTPWELGLAETQQTLVLNRLRDRIRVQADGQMKTGRDVVIGALLGADEFGFATAPLVVEGCIMMRKCHLNTCPVGVATQDPVLRAKFKGQPEHVVNYFFFVAEEVREIMAQLGIAKFDDLIGRADLLDTRKGIEHWKAKGLDFSRVFYQPEGCEGVGTRHVDVQDHGLERALDHVLIEKAKAAIENGEHVSFIQPVRNVNRTVGAMLSGVIAKKHGHDGLADDAVHIQLKGTAGQSFGAFLAKGVTLDLVGDGNDYVGKGLSGGRIIIRPTNDFRGKSEENIICGNTVMYGALEGEAFFRGVAGERFCVRNSGATAVVEGTGDHGCEYMTGGTVVVLGETGRNFAAGMSGGVAYIYDPEGTFAAKCNKAMVALDPVLQQAEQERTVDRALWHAGTTDEALLKGLVERHFQFTGSPRAKSLLENWDAARRQFVKVFPHEYKRALGEIGAKKAAKEALAA, translated from the coding sequence ATGAACGACCACCAGCAGCCGCTCGCCGCGGTCCCCGCCGCGCAAGGTCTGTACGACCCGCAGAACGAACACGACGCCTGCGGCGTCGGTTTCGTCGCCCACATCAAGGGCAAGAAGAGCCACGAGATCATCCAGCAGGGCCTGAAGATCCTCGAGAACCTCGACCACCGCGGCGCGGTCGGCGCCGATCCGCTGATGGGCGACGGCGCGGGCATCCTGATCCAGATCCCGGACGCGTTCTATCGCGAGGAAATGTCGAAGCAGGGCGTGACGCTGCCGCCGGCCGGCGAATACGGCGTGGGGATGATCTTCCTGCCGAAGGAAAATGCGTCGCGTCTCGCGTGCGAGCAGGAGCTCGAGCGCACGGTGCGCGCGGAGGGCCAGGTCGTGCTCGGCTGGCGCGACGTGCCGGTCGACCATGCGATGCCGATCTCGCCGACGGTCAAGGCGAGCGAGCCGCTGATCCGCCAGATCTTCATCGGCCGCGGCAAGGACATCATGGTGACCGACGCGCTCGAGCGGAAGCTGTACGTGATCCGCAAGACCGCGAGCCACCGCATCCAGGCGCTCAAGCTCAAGCACGGCAAGGAATACTTCGTGCCGTCGATGTCGGCGCGCACGGTCGTCTACAAGGGGCTGCTGCTGGCCGGCCAGGTCGGCGTGTACTACCGCGACCTGCAGGACGCGCGCGTCGTGTCGGCGCTCGCGCTCGTGCACCAGCGCTTCTCGACCAACACGTTCCCCGCGTGGGAGCTTGCCCACCCGTACCGGATGATCGCGCACAACGGCGAGATCAACACCGTGAAGGGCAACGTGAACTGGCTGAACGCGCGTACCGGCGCGATCGCCTCGCACGTGCTCGGCGACGACCTGCCGAAGCTCTGGCCGCTGATCTATCCGGGCCAGTCGGACACCGCATCGTTCGACAACTGTCTCGAACTGCTGGTGATGGCCGGCTATCCGCTCGTGCACGCGGTGATGATGATGATCCCGGAAGCGTGGGAACAGCACACGCTGATGGACGAGAACCGCCGCGCGTTCTACGAATACCACGCCGCGATGATGGAGCCGTGGGACGGCCCGGCCGCGATCGCGTTTACCGACGGCCGCCAGATCGGCGCGACGCTCGACCGCAACGGCCTGCGTCCGGCGCGCTACATCGTCACCGACGACGACCTCGTGATCATGGCGTCGGAAGCCGGCACGCTGCCGATCCCGGAATCGAAGATCGTCAAGAAGTGGCGTCTGCAGCCGGGCAAGATGTTCCTGATCGACATGGAACACGGCCGCATCATCGACGACAAGGAGCTCAAGGACAACCTCGCGAACGCGAAGCCGTACAAGAGCTGGATCGACGCGGTGCGCATCAAGCTCGACGAAATCGAGCCGAAGGCCGAGGAAGTCGCGGCCGGCCGCGCGCAGGGTGCGTCGCTGCTCGACCGCCAGCAGGCGTTTGGCTACACGCAGGAAGACCTGAAGTTCCTGATGGCGCCGATGGCGCAGCAGGGCGAGGAAGCGGTCGGCTCGATGGGCAACGACTCGCCGCTCGCCGTGATGTCGAACAAGAACAAGACGCTCTATCACTACTTCAAGCAGCTGTTCGCGCAGGTCACGAACCCGCCGATCGACCCGATCCGCGAGAACATGGTGATGTCGCTCGTGTCGTTCATCGGCCCGAAGCCGAACCTGCTCGACACGAACAACATCAACCCGCCGATGCGTCTCGAAGTGTCGCAGCCGGTGCTCGACTTCAAGGACATCGCGAAGATCCGCGCGATCGACCAGTACACGGGCGGCAAGTTCAGCGCGTACGAACTGAACATCTGCTACCCGGTCGCCTGGGGCAAGGAAGGCATCGAGGCGCGCCTCGCGTCGCTGTGCGCGGAAGCCGTCGACGCGGTGAAGTCGGGCTACAACATCCTGATCGTGTCGGACCGCAAGACCGACGCCGAGCATGTCGCGATTCCGGCGCTGCTCGCCACCTCGGCGATCCACACGCACCTCGTCCAGCAAGGGCTGCGCACCAGCACGGGCCTCGTCGTCGAGACCGGCTCCGCGCGTGAAACGCACCACTTCGCGCTGCTCGCGGGCTACGGCGCGGAAGCCGTGCACCCGTACCTCGCGATGGAAACGCTCGCGAAGATGGCCGAAGGGCTGTCGGGCGACCTGTCGCCGGAAAAGGCGATCTACAACTTCACGAAGGCGGTCGGCAAGGGCCTGCAGAAGGTGATGTCGAAGATGGGCATCTCGACGTACATGTCGTACACCGGCGCGCAGATCTTCGAAGCGCTCGGCCTGTCGACCGATCTCGTCGAGAAGTACTTCAAGGGCACCGCGTCGAAGGTCGGCGGCATCGGCCTGTTCGAAGTCGCGGAAGAAGCGATCCGCCTGCACCGCGACGCGTTCGGCGACAACCCGGTCCTGCGCGACATGCTCGACGCGGGCGGCGAGTACGCGTACCGCGTGCGCGGCGAAGACCACATGTGGACGCCGGATTCGATCGCGAAGCTGCAGCACGCGACGCGCAGCAACTCGTACCAGACGTACAAGGAATACGCGCATCTGATCAACGACCAGACCCGGCGTCACATGACGTTCCGCGGCCTGTTCGAGTTCAAGGTCGAGCCGACCAAGGCGATCCCGATCGAAAACGTCGAGCCGGCGAAGGAAATCGTCAAGCGCTTCGCGACCGGCGCGATGTCGCTCGGCTCGATCAGCACCGAGGCGCACGCGACGCTCGCGATCGCGATGAACCGGATCGGCGGCAAGTCGAACACCGGCGAAGGCGGCGAGGACGAGAACCGTTATCGCAACGAGCTGCGCGGCATTCCGATCAAGGCCGGCGAGACGCTGAAGTCGGTGATCGGCGACGAGGTCGTCAGCGACATTCCGCTGAAGGAAGGCGATTCGCTGCGCTCGAAGATCAAGCAGGTCGCGTCGGGCCGCTTCGGCGTCACGGCGGAATACCTCGCGTCGGCCGACCAGATCCAGATCAAGATGGCGCAGGGCGCGAAGCCGGGCGAAGGCGGCCAGCTGCCGGGCCACAAGGTGTCCGAATACATCGGCAAGCTGCGCTACTCGGTGCCGGGCGTCGGCCTGATCTCGCCGCCGCCGCACCACGACATCTACTCGATCGAGGATCTGGCGCAGCTGATCCACGACCTGAAGAACGTGAACCCGGCCGCGAGCATCTCGGTGAAGCTGGTGTCGGAAGTCGGCGTCGGCACGGTCGCCGCGGGCGTCGCGAAGGCGAAGGCCGATCACGTCGTGATCGCCGGCCATGACGGCGGCACCGGCGCATCGCCGCTGTCGTCGGTCAAGCACGCGGGCACGCCGTGGGAACTCGGCCTGGCCGAAACGCAGCAGACGCTGGTGCTGAACCGCCTGCGCGACCGCATCCGCGTGCAGGCCGACGGCCAGATGAAGACGGGCCGCGACGTCGTGATCGGCGCGCTGCTCGGCGCGGACGAATTCGGCTTCGCGACGGCGCCGCTCGTCGTCGAAGGCTGCATCATGATGCGCAAGTGCCACCTGAACACGTGCCCGGTCGGCGTCGCGACGCAGGATCCGGTGCTGCGTGCGAAGTTCAAGGGCCAGCCCGAACACGTCGTGAACTACTTCTTCTTCGTCGCCGAGGAAGTGCGCGAGATCATGGCGCAGCTCGGCATCGCGAAGTTCGACGACCTGATCGGCCGTGCGGACCTGCTCGATACGCGCAAGGGCATCGAGCACTGGAAGGCGAAGGGCCTGGACTTCTCGCGCGTGTTCTACCAGCCGGAAGGCTGCGAGGGCGTGGGCACCCGTCACGTCGACGTGCAGGATCACGGCCTCGAGCGCGCGCTCGACCACGTGCTGATCGAGAAGGCGAAGGCCGCGATCGAGAACGGCGAGCATGTGTCGTTCATCCAGCCGGTGCGCAACGTGAACCGGACGGTCGGCGCGATGCTGTCGGGCGTGATCGCGAAGAAGCACGGCCACGACGGCCTCGCCGACGACGCGGTGCACATCCAGCTGAAGGGCACGGCCGGCCAGAGCTTCGGCGCGTTCCTCGCGAAGGGCGTGACGCTCGACCTCGTCGGCGACGGCAACGACTACGTCGGCAAGGGCCTGTCGGGCGGCCGCATCATCATTCGTCCGACCAACGACTTCCGCGGCAAGTCCGAGGAAAACATCATCTGCGGCAACACGGTGATGTACGGCGCGCTCGAAGGTGAAGCCTTCTTCCGCGGCGTCGCGGGCGAGCGCTTCTGCGTGCGCAACTCGGGCGCGACGGCGGTCGTCGAAGGCACCGGCGATCACGGCTGCGAGTACATGACGGGCGGCACGGTCGTCGTGCTCGGCGAGACGGGCCGCAACTTCGCGGCCGGCATGTCGGGCGGCGTCGCGTACATCTACGATCCGGAAGGCACGTTCGCGGCGAAGTGCAACAAGGCGATGGTCGCGCTCGATCCGGTGCTGCAGCAGGCCGAGCAGGAGCGCACGGTCGATCGCGCGCTCTGGCATGCGGGCACGACGGACGAAGCGTTGCTCAAGGGGCTCGTCGAGCGTCATTTCCAGTTCACGGGTTCGCCGCGCGCGAAGTCGCTGCTGGAAAACTGGGACGCCGCGCGCCGCCAGTTCGTGAAGGTGTTCCCGCACGAATACAAGCGCGCGCTGGGCGAGATCGGTGCGAAGAAGGCGGCGAAGGAAGCGCTGGCCGCCTGA
- the thpR gene encoding RNA 2',3'-cyclic phosphodiesterase produces the protein MNGERLRVFVALMPDAASREALHALPVTRGARRTLPAQLHVTLAFIGAIERTRCDALAARLPGLAAAHALPLLPVERIAWWPSLPRARLIVAELAPEPACAALQAGLAATLEALGIAADRRPFRPHVTLARLPRDAHGQPAHGGATGRPVALRFDALTLFESRLSHDGVSHRPIVSAPIARADGAAGAVGTAG, from the coding sequence GTGAACGGCGAGCGGCTGCGCGTGTTCGTCGCGCTGATGCCCGATGCGGCGTCGCGCGAGGCGCTGCACGCGTTGCCGGTCACGCGCGGCGCGCGCCGCACGCTGCCCGCGCAGCTGCACGTGACGCTCGCGTTCATCGGCGCGATCGAGCGCACGCGCTGCGACGCGCTGGCCGCGCGGCTGCCGGGGCTGGCGGCCGCACATGCGCTGCCGCTGCTGCCGGTCGAGCGGATCGCCTGGTGGCCGAGCCTGCCGCGCGCCCGGCTGATCGTCGCGGAACTCGCGCCGGAGCCGGCGTGCGCGGCGCTGCAGGCCGGGTTGGCGGCGACGCTGGAGGCGCTCGGCATCGCGGCCGACCGCCGGCCGTTTCGTCCGCACGTGACGCTCGCACGGCTGCCGCGCGACGCGCACGGGCAGCCCGCACACGGCGGCGCGACCGGCCGGCCGGTCGCGCTGCGCTTCGACGCGCTGACGCTGTTCGAAAGCCGGCTGTCGCACGACGGCGTGTCGCACCGGCCGATCGTGTCGGCGCCGATTGCCCGCGCCGACGGCGCGGCCGGCGCTGTCGGCACGGCAGGCTAG
- a CDS encoding glutamate synthase subunit beta, with amino-acid sequence MGKATGFLEFERRHEAYEAPLTRVKHYKEFVAALTDADAKIQGARCMDCGIPFCNNGCPVNNIIPDFNDLVYRQDWQQAIEVLHSTNNFPEFTGRICPAPCEAACTLGINNDPVGIKSIEHAIIDKAWAEGWVKPQPAEHKTGKKVAVVGSGPAGLAAAQQLARAGHDVTVFEKNDRVGGLLRYGIPDFKLEKWLIDRRMRQMEAEGVTFRTSVFIGKDPLPESIGSLAKETISPDTLKEEFDAVVIAGGSETPRDLPVPGRELAGIHFAMDFLPQQNRVNAGDKLADQLLAKGKHVVVIGGGDTGSDCVGTSNRHGAKAVTQFELLPQPPEEENKPLVWPYWPIKLRTSSSHEEGCERDWAVATKRFEGKNGKVDKLIAVRVEWKDGKMQEVPGSEFEMKADLVLLAMGFTQPAAPVLEAFGVAKDARGNARAATEGDRAYYTSVDKVFAAGDMRRGQSLVVWAIREGRQCARSVDAYLMGHSELPR; translated from the coding sequence ATGGGCAAGGCAACCGGTTTTCTGGAGTTCGAACGCCGCCACGAGGCGTACGAAGCACCGCTCACGCGCGTGAAGCACTACAAGGAATTCGTCGCGGCGCTGACCGACGCGGACGCGAAGATCCAGGGCGCGCGCTGCATGGACTGCGGCATCCCGTTCTGCAACAACGGCTGCCCGGTCAACAACATCATCCCGGACTTCAACGATCTCGTTTACCGCCAGGACTGGCAGCAGGCGATCGAAGTCCTGCACTCGACCAACAACTTCCCCGAGTTCACGGGCCGCATCTGCCCGGCGCCGTGCGAGGCCGCCTGCACGCTCGGCATCAACAACGATCCGGTCGGCATCAAGTCGATCGAGCACGCGATCATCGACAAGGCCTGGGCGGAAGGCTGGGTGAAGCCGCAGCCGGCCGAGCACAAGACGGGCAAGAAGGTCGCCGTCGTCGGCTCGGGCCCCGCGGGCCTCGCCGCCGCGCAACAGCTCGCGCGCGCCGGTCACGACGTGACGGTGTTCGAGAAGAACGATCGCGTCGGCGGCCTGCTGCGCTACGGGATTCCCGACTTCAAGCTCGAGAAGTGGCTGATCGACCGCCGCATGCGCCAGATGGAAGCGGAAGGCGTGACGTTCCGCACCAGCGTGTTCATCGGCAAGGATCCGCTGCCCGAGTCGATCGGCAGCCTCGCAAAGGAAACCATTTCGCCGGACACGCTGAAGGAGGAATTCGACGCGGTCGTGATCGCCGGCGGTTCGGAAACCCCGCGTGACCTGCCGGTGCCGGGCCGCGAGCTCGCCGGCATCCATTTCGCGATGGACTTCCTGCCGCAGCAGAACCGCGTGAACGCGGGCGACAAGCTCGCCGATCAACTGCTCGCGAAGGGCAAGCACGTCGTCGTGATCGGCGGCGGCGATACGGGTTCGGACTGCGTCGGCACCTCGAACCGTCACGGCGCGAAGGCCGTCACGCAGTTCGAACTGCTGCCGCAGCCGCCCGAAGAGGAGAACAAGCCGCTCGTGTGGCCGTACTGGCCGATCAAGCTGCGCACGTCGTCGTCGCACGAGGAAGGCTGCGAGCGCGACTGGGCGGTCGCGACCAAGCGCTTCGAAGGCAAGAACGGCAAGGTCGACAAGCTGATCGCGGTGCGCGTCGAGTGGAAGGACGGCAAGATGCAGGAAGTGCCGGGCTCGGAGTTCGAGATGAAGGCCGACCTCGTGCTGCTCGCGATGGGCTTCACGCAGCCGGCCGCGCCGGTGCTCGAGGCGTTCGGCGTCGCGAAGGATGCGCGCGGCAACGCACGCGCGGCGACCGAAGGCGATCGCGCGTACTACACGTCGGTCGACAAGGTATTCGCGGCCGGCGACATGCGCCGCGGCCAGTCGCTCGTCGTGTGGGCGATCCGCGAAGGCCGCCAGTGCGCGCGCTCGGTCGATGCGTACCTGATGGGGCATTCGGAACTGCCGCGCTGA